ATCTTTCCGCCGCCCCGCCAGTGGTTGAGCCCGTGCGCGATCATGATGGCGCCCAGGACCACTCTTACGGCCAGCACCGCTACTGCTTCCGCGTTCGTCAACTCGCTCTCCCCTGCTGCCGGGTGGCGACTTCCGCCGCCGCTGCCGCTTCCGCGCGTGCGAGCACGCACTCCTCAACGAACCACAGCACCTTGAGGGGACAGGCCAAAGACGTCAACCCAATGCTCAAGTTATGTCCGCCGCCCGTCTGTTCGTCGACAAACCCCGCGCAGGTGGCGACCGCGCACCTGGCCCTGCTGAACCTTTTCACCGAGCTGCTGGAGCAGGCCGCCGAGGCGGGCAGCCCTCCTCATGCAGACCGTCATGTCCGCCGCGCAGACACACCTGACAGCTGATCGCCCGTGGTGCCGAGAACGATGTTCTCGGCACCACGGGCGATCAGCGTCCCGGCCGCGGCCGGGCTTGTCCGTTTCAGCTCAGCGGCTTCGCCAGTACCGCCTTGCGGTGACTGAACGTCTCGATCGAGTAACGACCGTGGTAGTTGCCCATCCCGCTCTCCCCCACCCCGCCGAACGGCAGGTCGGAGACGGTGAGATGGGCCAGCGGCAGGCCGTAGCCGACCGCGCCCGAGGACGTCTCGGCGGCGATCCGCTCCCGGGTCGTGCCGGACTCGGTGAACACGTACAGCGCGAGCGGCTTGTCGCGGTCGTTGATGAAGCCGATCGCGTCGTCCAGTGCGGGCACGGTGACGATCGGCAGGATCGGGCCGAAGATCTCCTCCCGCATCACGGGCGAGGCGGGGTCGACATCGGCGAGGACGGTCGGCGCGATGTACTTCGTCGCACGGTCCTTGACTCCGCCGGTGACGACCCGCCCCGAGTCGAGCAGCCCGCCGAGCCGGTCGAAGTGACGCTCGTTCACGATCCGGCCGTACTCGGTGGAGGTGGCCGGGTCCGCGCCGAACAGGTTCTCGACGGCCTTGGCGAGCGCGGGCTCCAGCGCGGCGGCGGTCTCCGGATCGGTCAGGACGTAGTCGGGGGCGACACAGGTCTGGCCGGCGTTGAGGAACTTGCCCTTGACGAGCCGGTCGGCGACGACGTCCACATCGATGCCGGTGTCCACGAACGCCGGGGACTTGCCGCCGAGTTCGAGGGCGACCGGGGTGAGGTGCTCGGCGGCGGCGCGCATCACGATACGGCCGACCATGCCGTTGCCGGTGTAGAAGATGTGGTCGAAGCGCTCGGCCAGCAGGGCCGTGGTCTCCGGGACGCCGCCCTCGACGACGGCGACCGCGTCCGTGTCCAGGTACTGCGGCAGCAGCCGGGCCACGGCCTCGGAGGTGGCGGGAGCCAGCTCGCTCGGCTTGACCACGACCGCGTTACCGGCGGCCAGCGCGCCGACGACCGGGGTCAGCAGGAGCTGGACCGGATAGTTCCAGGGGGCGATGACCAGGACGACACCCAGCGGGTCGTACTGCGTCCAGGCGGTGGCGTCGGCGCCGAGGCGCTCGGGGACCGGCGCGGGCTCGGGGCGCAGCCAGCCGTCGAGGTGGTCGAGGGTGTGGTCGATCTCCCGGATCGTGAAGTCGATCTCCGTACGGTAGGCCTCGGTCGAGCTCTTTCCGAGGTCCGCGTGGAGTGCGGCGGCCACGTCCTTGCCGTGCTCCGTGAGCAGTTCGCGCAGTCGGCCGAGCTGGGCCTTGCGCCACTCGACGGGCTTGGTACGGCCCGTACGGAAGGTCGCGCGCAGGCGCGCCACGATGTTGGCGGGCTGCTCGGGGGACGTGGGGTGGTTCACGGTGCCTCGCTCACGGTGGAATCATGCGATGGTCTCGGGCGCGGAAGGCCGGCTCGATGTACTCGACGTACGTGCCAACCTGCCACACGGCAAAGTATATTCCACATACACGAAGATAACTTTGAGTATCTTTCACACTACCCAAAGCATCAACGCCGATCCGTCAGTCGTCGACCTCGCCCAGGAACGGACGGACCTCGACCGGCAGGGTCGTCGCCAGTGCGGCCTTGCGGCCCCACTCCAGGGCGGCGTCGAGGTCTGGCGCCATGAGAAGGCAGATCCCGCCGAGGAACTCCTTGTTCTCGGCGTAGGGCCCGTCGATCACCTCGACCTCGTCACCCACGGGCCGCACCACCGTCGCCGCGTCCGGGCGGTGCAGTCCGCCCGCGAAGACCCACGCCCCGGCGTCCCGCAACTCCTCGTGGAAGACGCTCAGCCTGTGGTTGATCTCCACCATCGTCTCGGGCGCGGACGGTTCGCCGACCGGCTTCATGGCGCTGAGCAGGTAGTACTTCATCGCGTCCTCCTGGGCATCATCACTCTGCCCCATCTCCTACACGAAGGGAGCACCTCTGTAGAGACACAACGCACCGCGACACCAGGAGAATCCTCCCCATGACCGCCACAGCGCATCCGCTCGTCACCGTCGCCCGCCGGCTCGCCGTCGAGGTCCTGGCCCCGCAGGCGAGCCGGGTCGACCAGGAAGGTGTACCCGCGAGCAGCATCAAGGCGATCAAGCGGGCGGGGCTGCTCGGGGTGAGCGCACCGAAGGAGTACGGGGGTGCGGGCGCGCCCGCCTCGGTCGCCCGGGAGGTCGCCGAGATCCTGGCCGGGGCCTGCTGTTCGACCTGGTTCGTGCAGACCCAGCACCACACCCCGGTAGCCATGCTGACAGAGTCTCAGTTCCCGGTGCGGGAGCGCCTGTTGGGCCCGCTGTCGACGGGCGCCCTGTTGTCCGGCATCGCGTACGCGCATCTGCGGTCCTTCCCTCGCGTGCCCGTACGGGTCGGATACGAGCGCGGCGGCTGGCGCTTCGACGGGACGGTCCCCTGGTACACGGGCTGGGGGCTGAACGACGTCATGCTGCTCGCGGGGCTGTCGGACACGGACGAGGTGGTGTTCGCCTTCGCCGACGCCCGCGAGCAGTCGGGGCTGCGCGCCTCGCCGCCCATGCGGCTGGCCGCACTCACGGCCGCCCGAACGGTGTCCCTGGAGCTGAAGGGCCTGCGCCTGCCGGAGGAAGCGGTCGTCCTGCGCATGCCGCGCGAGAAGTTCGCCCTCGTCGACCTGCCCCGGGCCACCAACACGAACCCGGCCGTGTTCGGGGTGGCATACGCGGCCCTCGATCTCCTCGCCGTCCACCCGGGCGCCACGGCGACCGCGCGCTCACTGCGCACCCGCCTGGACGCCGTACGCCGTGGCGCGTACGCCCTCACGGACCACCGCCGGCCGCAGGAGCACATCGCGGACCGGCTGGCGCTCAAGACCCGGGCGTACGAGCTGATGCGCACGGCGACGACCGCGGCGGTCGTGGCCGGGGGCGGCCGGTCCATGAACCTCGACAGCCCGGCCCAACGCCTCGCCCGCGAGGGCCTGTTCCTGCTGGTACAGGGCCAGACGACAGACGTACGCGACACCCACCTCGCCGCCCTGGCCGACTAGGAGGACGTGGGCGAAGTCGCGGGCGCGGTAGCAGGCGCCGTTGTCGGTCACGATCCGCTCGATCCTGGTGATCCCGTGGGCGGCGAAGAACGCCTTGGCCCGGTTGACGAACCCGATCGCTGTCCTGGCCTTCTCGTCGGGGAGTGCCTCGGTGTAGGCGAGGCGGGTGTGCCCGTCCACGGCCGAGTGCAGGTACGCGTACCCGGCCTTGGCGCCCCTGGCCTTGGCCCGGTCCGTGGCCTTCGCCTGCTCGCTGCCGCGGCCGTGGGCACGCCAGCCGCCGCCGTCGGGAATCCTGCCGGCCTTCTTCACGTCCACGAGGCCATGTGCCCGGGCCTGCGGGCGTGGATCTTCTGCGGCTCGCGGTTCGTCTCGCCGTTGGGGTCGATGAACTTCCGTCGGTTCAGCCCCAGCGCGGCGAGGTGGCGGTGACCGTCCGGCGGGAGATGGGTATGCCGTCGGCGGCGAGCTCGAACGCGATCCGGGCCGCGGGCCACTTGCGCTCCCGCCGCAGCGCCCCGATCCTCGTGATCACCCGGTAAGGGGTCCCTGTCGGTTGGCGGTGCGGTGCGCTGGAGCGGTCGAGCAGGCCCAGTTCCCCGTACCGCCGGTACCGGTTGACCCATTTGGAAGCACACGCGCGCGAGATGCCCATCTCCGCGGCGACGTGTGCGATGGGGCGGGTCTTGCAGCGTTCGATGAGACGGCGGCGTCCTTCGACGGTCAGCGGAGCGTTGCGGTGGGACAAGAGATGTTCCTTGCTTCCGGAGGAGGGAGTGGCGGGAAGGGGTTGGGGCTCAGTGGTGCGCACGTTGGCGGAAGGCTATGAGTACGCCGGTGAGGGTGAGCGCGACGGGTATCAGGCTCATCGGCGTGGCGTGCCCGTGCGGGAGTGCCGCCTGGATCGCTCCGGCGGCGAGGACCTGTCCCGCGATGACAGAGAGTCCCAGAACGAGAACGCCGTGGACGCGGGCCAGCCAGGAGGCCAGAGCGACGAAGGCCGTGCCGAGCAGCCCGCCGACGTAGAGGCCGGCATCGCCGGGCATCCCGTTCAGGCTGCCTGCGGCAAGCAGGCTGACGGCGAAGGCGACGGTGAGTGTGGCCAGGCCGACGACCATGTTGTTCACGGTCGCGGCCCATGGGCCGACAACTCGGGCGATGCGCCCGTTGAGTGACTGCTGCACCGACAGGCCGGCCCCGGTGGCCAGCGGGATGGCGGCGGCCAGCACCGTTGCCCAGGCAACGCCTGCTGTGAGCTGCTCACTCGCGCCGATGCCCATGGCCGTGACGGCCAGGGCGGTTGCGATGACGCGCGAGCGGCTGACGGCCTGTCGTCCTGAGGGGCTGAGGCCGATGTGGTCGAGGAACAGCGCGCTGCATGCTTGTCCCGCGGTGACGGCGATGCTGAACAGTGCCACCCCGATCATCGGGGTGAGTCCTTGGCTCGCGACAAAGCAGGCACCCAGCACTGCGCCTGAGGCCTCCCGAGGCCGCAGCCGCCTCTCCCGAAAGACTGCTGCGATTCCCGCCACCTCGCGCCGGCGGCCGGGCATGAGCGAGCTGACGGCCAGCAGCGTCAGCAGACTGACGCCGATACTGATAGCTCCTGCGGCGATGCCAGTGCGGGGCCCCGTGCCGAGCTGGGCGGCGAGGCGTCCGTTGACCTCGGACTGGGCTGCGAGGAGCCCTCCGGCGAACACCATCAGCGGCACGGACAGCACGCGGACCGCCCTGCCCGGCGCTGGGCGCGGCCCGTCAACGACCGTACGAGCAGCGGTGTTCACCGCGGCTGCTGCTCCGCAATCACAGCCCAGTCGTCCATTGCGCGGCCGTCGGCGATCGCCTGGTCGAACACGCCTCTGAGCAGTTCACCGAACGGCAGGGAGACCGCCTGACCGGCTGCTGCAGCGAGGGCGAGGTGGAGGTCCTTGCGTCCAAGTGCTGTGGTGAACCCGGCCGGCTGGTATCTGCGCTGCGCGATCATTGACCCATATCCGGAGTAGACGGGTCCGGGAAAGAGTGTCGAGGCCAGCAGTTCGACGAACTGACCCGGGTCGGCGCCGGCCGCGTCGGCGACGCTGACCGCCTCGCCGAGCGACTGAATCACGCAGGCGATCAGGTAGTTGCCCAGGACCTTGGCGGTGTTGGCCTGCTCGGGCCGCTCGCCCAGGCGCCAGGTGCGCGATCCGATCGCGTCGAAGAACGGCTGGACCCGGTCGATGAGCCCGGGCTCTCCTGCGGCGAGGATGTTCAGCGCACCGGCCTCCGCGACGCTGACCCGGCCGAACACCGGGGCGGCAACATATCCGATCCCGTGCGCAGCGTGCGCCTCTGCGGCCCGGCGGGCCAGCCCGACGCTCACCGTAGCCACGTTGACGTGCACCACCCCAGGCCGGGCCTGTCCGAGGACCCCGGAGTCGAGGAAGACCTCCGCGAAGGCGGTGTCGTCGGACAGGACCGAGAACGCCACCGGGCACCGGAGGGCCTCCGCAACGGATGCGACGTGGAGGGCGCCGGCCTCCGCGAGCTCCTCCGCAGGCCCCGCTGAACGGTTCCACACCACAGTCTCCAGGCCTGCCCGCACCAGATTGCGCGCGATCGCCCGCCCCATACCGCCCAGACCAATGACCGCAACCTCGCCCATCGCAACCTCCGACAATGTGAACCGTCTAAGACGGTTCACATTGTGGCGCGAGTCGACGCCCTTGTCGAACTGGCTAAGATGGTTCAAATAGATCCAAGGTGATACCTGCGGAAGGGGGGACCGTGGAGGCCCGTCGACTGTTCCGACTGGACAACGAGGTGCTGGCGTTCCGCTTCACCGCCACGATGAGCGACCGGGCCGGCGCGGAGCCCCAGGAGCGGTTCTCCGACCCCGGCCGGCTAGAGCTCTGGTTGCATGCCGCGGGGCTCGGCGTGCCTGACGTCTCACCCGCAGAGCTCAAGGATGCACTAACGCTGAGAGAAGCGATCTACCGTGCCGGGCTGGCCGTCGCCGCCACCCAGCGCCCCGATCCGGGTGACGCGGCATTCCTGAACGGGGCCGCGGCCGCAGGACAGCCAAGGCCCGGTCTCGAGAACGGGCTCGCAGTCTGGCACCTCAGCAAGGAAGCACCGGTACCGGACGCGCTCGGAGTGCTTGCCGCCGACGCCATCCACATACTCGGAGGCCCCGACCGCACCCGGATCAAAGCATGCGAAGGCCCCGGCTGCGCCGGCCTCTTCCTCGACACCAGTCGCGGCACAAACCGCCGCTGGTGCTCAATGAACACCTGCGGTAACAGGGTCAAAAAAGCCCGGCTCGCCGACAAGTAACGACTACAGGAAACCGCCCCCCGTAGCTCTCCGGTAACGCCTGGCGCTCATGTCAGTGGCGGTCGCCAGCAGCGGACGCCGCCAGCACCCTGTCAACAACCTCACGACCCGCAACACCTAGCCACCGAACGGCACCTGTGCCGCCGGGGCGGCGGCCGACGCGAACGGGTGCCGCCACAGCCCCCGCGCGGCAAGCCGCGGCAGCACCCCCTCGCCGAACCAGTACGCCTCTTCCAGGTGCGGATAGCCCGAGAGGACGAACTCGTCGATACCCAGGGCGTGGTACTCGGCGATGCGGTCGGCGACCTCGTCGTGGCTGCCGACGAGCGCGGTGCCCGCGCCGCCGCGTACCAGGCCGATTCCCGCCCAGAGGTTGGGGTGGATCTCCAGCCCGTCCCGGTTGCCGCCGCCGTGCAGGGCGAGCATCCGCTGCTGCCCCTCCGACTCGCTGCGGGCGAGCCCGGCCTGGATGTCCCGTACGGTCCCCGGGTCGAAGCCCGCGAGGATGCGGTCCGCCTCCGCCCAGGCCGCCTCGGCCGTGTCGCGGGTGATGACATGCAGCCGGATGCCGAACCGGAGGGTGCGCCCCTGCCGGGCGGCCAGCCCCTTGACCCAGGCGATCTTCTGGGAGACCTGGGCCGGCGGTTCGCCCCAGGTGAGATAGACGTCGACGTGCCGGGCGGCGACCTCACCGGCGATGGGTGAGGAACCGCCGAAGTACACCTCGGGGACCGGGTCGGGGACACGGGCCAACGCGGCCTCCTCGACCCGGATGTGTTCGCCGGTCAGGCTGACCGTCTTGCCCTCCCACAACTCCCGTACGACTTCGAGGAATTCGCCTGTACGACGGTACCGGGCGTTCTTGTCGAGGAAGTCGCCGTAGGCCTTCTGTTCGTGGCTCTCACCGCCGGTGACCACGTTGAGGAGGAGCCGTCCGCCGGTCTGGCGCTGGAAGGTGGACGCCATCTGCGCGGCGAGGGTCGGGGAGACGGAGCCGGGGCGGAAGGCGACGAGGAACTTCAGACGCTCGGTGTGCTGGCTGACCATGGCTGTGGTCAGCCAGGCGTCCTCGCACCAGGCGCCGGTCGGGGTGAGCGCGCCGACGAAGCCGAGGTCCTCGGCGGCGCGGGCGATCTGGATCAGATAGGCGACCGTCGGCGGCCGGTTCCGTCCGAAGGCGGTGGCCGGGGTGCCGTGGCCGCCGCCGACGACATGGCGACTGTCGCCGTTGGTGGGGAGGAACCAGTGGAAGGTGAGGGACACCGAAGAACTCCGATCGGGAACGGGCGTCTTGCGTGACAGCGGGCGGCTGGGCCCGCCAGCGGGGTGAGTCGTCGTTCGAGCAGCGGTGCGCGGTGGTCGGGGTCAGCTCGCCGCGGCGAGGAGCGGGGAGCGTCCGAGCGCTGCCGAGAACTGGTCGAGGACCTGGGTGAGGGCCTCCGCGGTGGCCGGGGCGACCGCGATGGAGCCGTCCTCGTGGGCGGTGATGTCCTTGTCGAGGGTGAACCAGCCCTGGACGATGTGGGCGGCACCCATGGAGTTGAGGACCGGGCGCAGTGCGTAGTCGATGGCCAGCACATGGGCCGTGGTGCCGCCGGTGGCGAGTGGCAGCACGGTCTTGCCGGTGAGGGCGTACTGCGGGAGCAGGTCGAGGAGTGCCTTGAGGACACCGGAGTAGGACGCCTTGTAGACGGGGGTGCCGATGACGACACCGTCGGCGCGTGCGAACAACTCGGTGGCCTCGACGATCGCCGGGTGCCGGAAGTCGGCGCCGAGCAGGGCTTCGGCGGGAATCGTGCGGACGTCGAGCGGGATCACCTCGTGTCCCTGCGCGGCGAGCCGGGTGTCCAGGTGCCGCAGGAGCTTTCCGGTGCGGGAGGAGACGGAGGGGCTGCCGGAGACGGACAGGACGGTGGCCATGGGTCCTCTTTCTGGAGGCTTTCCGGGGTCCGGCGTCATCTGCGACACGGCAGGCGACCCGGGTGAAGTGGTCAGGATTGCCAGGTCGGTTCGGGCGGTTCGCCATCGAGGACCCAGCGGCCGACCGCGCGCCGGCCGCGGGCGACGAGGTCGTGGAGGAGGCCGGCGCGGTCGTCACGCCGGAGGGCACGCCCGTTGCCGTCCGGATGAAGTCCGGTGGCTTCTCAGGCGGTTACGAAAGAACGCGGCGGATCAGGACGGGGATCAGGCCGCGGGACGACAGGAGGCACTGGAGACGCGCGCGAGGTCGACGTGCCGTCGCCGCGTGAGGTCCAGTCGCATTGTCATGCGGTGGATCCTGACAGTCGCCGAAGACGGCAGTCAAGGAAAAGCCGACCGGTCTCGTATCGCGGACCACCCGACACGAACGGACGACGGGACACGCAGCGTGCAAGGACGGTCACCCAGCATCATTCATCATCTTTTACCGCACATAAGGGAGAAATAAGAGCACAATGTGAGTACGCGGCATTAACCGCAAACCGCAACAGAAGCGGTCAGGCCTGCACAGTCGAAGGAGACGAGTCATGGCCAATGTCTCGCACACCAGAGGTGACATCCACAGCCACCCTGATGTATCCGAAATGCGGGCCCGGTACGCCCGTATGCTCGGCGGTCGCGATGTCGCGCTAGTGGACGGACCGGTGTTCCTCGTCGGTCTGTACTGCGCGGCATCCCCCTGGATCCTCCACTACACGACAAGCCAGCCCCCGCTCGTGACCCACAACCTGATCATGGGCATCGCGATCGGCCTGCTGGCCCTCGGGTTCACCAACACTCCGGAGCGCATGTACGGCCTCAGCGGGGCCCTGTGCGCGATGGGCATCTGGATGATCGTCTCGCCGTGGATCGTCGGCGACAGCCCTGACGCGGGTGTGGTGCTGAACAACGTCATCATCGGCGCCCTGGCCCTGTGCCTGGGGATGTTGAGTGCGGGCGCGACAGCGAGAAGCGCACCCAGGCCGTAGGTACGCGCGGAGAGAGGACGACGACAACCACCTGTACGTCGAGGTGAGAAGCGGGCCCGACCCCCTCCAGGGGCGGGCCCGCTCTCCGTTCGGCTCACACGCCCTCGAAACGCGCATGGCGTTTTGGGGGCCGAACGGACTGTCCCGGGCCGGAGCGGGCACCAGTCAGGAGGTAGGCAGTACCGGCGAAGAGGGGCGGAAATGACGATCTCGAGCATTATCGGTGCCATCATCATCGGCGCCGTCATCGGCATACTGGGCCGGCTCGTCATCCCGGGGCGACAGCACATCGGCGTCCTCTGGACGATCGCCGTCGGTATCGTGGCCGCACTCATCGGTTCGGCGATCGCGGCCGGGCTCGACGTGTCCGACACGGACGGCGTCGACTGGGTCGAGTGGCTGATCCAGATCGGGCTCGCGGCCCTCGGTGTGGCCGCGCTGGACCGCGCGAAGGCGCCGCGTCGCGCGCACAGCAGGCGGCGGTGACGGGCCGAGGGTGAGTGCAGGAGGCCGGGGCGGCCGCGTCGGGCCGGGCCTGGCCTCCGGGCCCCGAAATCCCTTTGTGGGTGGTGGTTCGCCGAAGCTAGGTTCGGCGAACCACCACCCACGTCCATGTCACGGAGCCCCCTTGCCCCCGCGCATCACCGCACTCACCGATCCCGAACCCGGCGCGTCGAGCCGACGGCTCGTCTGGCTGGCGGCCGGCCAGGACGGTGTGCCGCTCGGCTCCGCCTATCTGCGCCTGTTCAGCCGGGAAGGCCAGGAGCATCTCGCCGAGGTGGAGATCTCCGTCCACCCCGCCGAGCGGCGGCGGGGCGTCGGCACCCGGCTCCTGGAGGCCGCCGTCGCGGCGGCCCGGAGTGACGGTCGACGCTCGGTCCTGGCGCAGGCAGAGGAGGGCTCCCCCGGCGACCATTTCCTCGCG
This genomic interval from Streptomyces sp. B21-083 contains the following:
- a CDS encoding aldehyde dehydrogenase family protein: MNHPTSPEQPANIVARLRATFRTGRTKPVEWRKAQLGRLRELLTEHGKDVAAALHADLGKSSTEAYRTEIDFTIREIDHTLDHLDGWLRPEPAPVPERLGADATAWTQYDPLGVVLVIAPWNYPVQLLLTPVVGALAAGNAVVVKPSELAPATSEAVARLLPQYLDTDAVAVVEGGVPETTALLAERFDHIFYTGNGMVGRIVMRAAAEHLTPVALELGGKSPAFVDTGIDVDVVADRLVKGKFLNAGQTCVAPDYVLTDPETAAALEPALAKAVENLFGADPATSTEYGRIVNERHFDRLGGLLDSGRVVTGGVKDRATKYIAPTVLADVDPASPVMREEIFGPILPIVTVPALDDAIGFINDRDKPLALYVFTESGTTRERIAAETSSGAVGYGLPLAHLTVSDLPFGGVGESGMGNYHGRYSIETFSHRKAVLAKPLS
- a CDS encoding YciI family protein, which gives rise to MKYYLLSAMKPVGEPSAPETMVEINHRLSVFHEELRDAGAWVFAGGLHRPDAATVVRPVGDEVEVIDGPYAENKEFLGGICLLMAPDLDAALEWGRKAALATTLPVEVRPFLGEVDD
- a CDS encoding acyl-CoA dehydrogenase family protein, encoding MTATAHPLVTVARRLAVEVLAPQASRVDQEGVPASSIKAIKRAGLLGVSAPKEYGGAGAPASVAREVAEILAGACCSTWFVQTQHHTPVAMLTESQFPVRERLLGPLSTGALLSGIAYAHLRSFPRVPVRVGYERGGWRFDGTVPWYTGWGLNDVMLLAGLSDTDEVVFAFADAREQSGLRASPPMRLAALTAARTVSLELKGLRLPEEAVVLRMPREKFALVDLPRATNTNPAVFGVAYAALDLLAVHPGATATARSLRTRLDAVRRGAYALTDHRRPQEHIADRLALKTRAYELMRTATTAAVVAGGGRSMNLDSPAQRLAREGLFLLVQGQTTDVRDTHLAALAD
- a CDS encoding DMT family transporter, which codes for MNTAARTVVDGPRPAPGRAVRVLSVPLMVFAGGLLAAQSEVNGRLAAQLGTGPRTGIAAGAISIGVSLLTLLAVSSLMPGRRREVAGIAAVFRERRLRPREASGAVLGACFVASQGLTPMIGVALFSIAVTAGQACSALFLDHIGLSPSGRQAVSRSRVIATALAVTAMGIGASEQLTAGVAWATVLAAAIPLATGAGLSVQQSLNGRIARVVGPWAATVNNMVVGLATLTVAFAVSLLAAGSLNGMPGDAGLYVGGLLGTAFVALASWLARVHGVLVLGLSVIAGQVLAAGAIQAALPHGHATPMSLIPVALTLTGVLIAFRQRAHH
- a CDS encoding NAD(P)-dependent oxidoreductase, yielding MNHLSQFDKGVDSRHNVNRLRRFTLSEVAMGEVAVIGLGGMGRAIARNLVRAGLETVVWNRSAGPAEELAEAGALHVASVAEALRCPVAFSVLSDDTAFAEVFLDSGVLGQARPGVVHVNVATVSVGLARRAAEAHAAHGIGYVAAPVFGRVSVAEAGALNILAAGEPGLIDRVQPFFDAIGSRTWRLGERPEQANTAKVLGNYLIACVIQSLGEAVSVADAAGADPGQFVELLASTLFPGPVYSGYGSMIAQRRYQPAGFTTALGRKDLHLALAAAAGQAVSLPFGELLRGVFDQAIADGRAMDDWAVIAEQQPR
- a CDS encoding CGNR zinc finger domain-containing protein, which translates into the protein MEARRLFRLDNEVLAFRFTATMSDRAGAEPQERFSDPGRLELWLHAAGLGVPDVSPAELKDALTLREAIYRAGLAVAATQRPDPGDAAFLNGAAAAGQPRPGLENGLAVWHLSKEAPVPDALGVLAADAIHILGGPDRTRIKACEGPGCAGLFLDTSRGTNRRWCSMNTCGNRVKKARLADK
- a CDS encoding LLM class flavin-dependent oxidoreductase is translated as MSLTFHWFLPTNGDSRHVVGGGHGTPATAFGRNRPPTVAYLIQIARAAEDLGFVGALTPTGAWCEDAWLTTAMVSQHTERLKFLVAFRPGSVSPTLAAQMASTFQRQTGGRLLLNVVTGGESHEQKAYGDFLDKNARYRRTGEFLEVVRELWEGKTVSLTGEHIRVEEAALARVPDPVPEVYFGGSSPIAGEVAARHVDVYLTWGEPPAQVSQKIAWVKGLAARQGRTLRFGIRLHVITRDTAEAAWAEADRILAGFDPGTVRDIQAGLARSESEGQQRMLALHGGGNRDGLEIHPNLWAGIGLVRGGAGTALVGSHDEVADRIAEYHALGIDEFVLSGYPHLEEAYWFGEGVLPRLAARGLWRHPFASAAAPAAQVPFGG
- the ssuE gene encoding NADPH-dependent FMN reductase, coding for MATVLSVSGSPSVSSRTGKLLRHLDTRLAAQGHEVIPLDVRTIPAEALLGADFRHPAIVEATELFARADGVVIGTPVYKASYSGVLKALLDLLPQYALTGKTVLPLATGGTTAHVLAIDYALRPVLNSMGAAHIVQGWFTLDKDITAHEDGSIAVAPATAEALTQVLDQFSAALGRSPLLAAAS
- a CDS encoding putative leader peptide, with amino-acid sequence MTMRLDLTRRRHVDLARVSSASCRPAA
- a CDS encoding SPW repeat protein — encoded protein: MANVSHTRGDIHSHPDVSEMRARYARMLGGRDVALVDGPVFLVGLYCAASPWILHYTTSQPPLVTHNLIMGIAIGLLALGFTNTPERMYGLSGALCAMGIWMIVSPWIVGDSPDAGVVLNNVIIGALALCLGMLSAGATARSAPRP
- a CDS encoding GlsB/YeaQ/YmgE family stress response membrane protein; translated protein: MTISSIIGAIIIGAVIGILGRLVIPGRQHIGVLWTIAVGIVAALIGSAIAAGLDVSDTDGVDWVEWLIQIGLAALGVAALDRAKAPRRAHSRRR